In Romboutsia lituseburensis, a genomic segment contains:
- the spoIVA gene encoding stage IV sporulation protein A: MNNIYEDIAKRTQGDIYIGVVGPVRTGKSTFIRKFMEKLVLPNIENDFKRERTQDEIPQSGSGKTIMTVEPKFVPADGVEIKIRDTVSLKVRMVDCVGYIVDGALGHEEDGKQRLVSTPWSQEAMTFEQAAEIGTKKVIRDHSTLGIVVLTDGSVTGIDRGNYLSAEERVISELKSLNKPFAIVLNTLDPDSEETELLRAELEEKYDAPIVPLNVLAMDEEDIENVMETVLYDFPLNEIRINLPEWIEGLETNHWVKNNIIFALKESIAEIGKIRDINAIVEGFSELEFLEDTSVDNVELGEGVITIDLAAKQGLFYNVLEEKSGFKIEGDHQLLSLVTKLSRVKNEYDKIESALIDAKTKGYGVVAPSLEELSLEEPEIIKQGKQYGVKLRANAPSLHIIKADISTEISPIVGSQNQGEEMVKYLQDEFEQNPSEIWSSNMFGKSLHDLVKEQLQSKLYTMPEEIRIKIQKTLQKIINEGSMNIITILL; the protein is encoded by the coding sequence ATGAACAACATATATGAAGACATAGCAAAAAGAACACAGGGAGATATATATATTGGTGTAGTAGGACCTGTGAGAACAGGAAAATCTACATTTATAAGAAAGTTTATGGAAAAATTAGTATTACCAAACATAGAGAATGATTTCAAAAGAGAAAGAACTCAGGATGAAATACCACAAAGTGGATCAGGGAAAACTATTATGACAGTTGAGCCAAAATTTGTTCCAGCAGATGGAGTGGAAATAAAAATAAGAGACACAGTATCTTTAAAAGTTAGAATGGTTGATTGTGTAGGATACATAGTAGATGGGGCTTTAGGCCATGAAGAAGATGGAAAACAAAGATTAGTTTCGACACCATGGTCACAAGAAGCTATGACATTTGAACAAGCAGCAGAAATAGGAACTAAAAAAGTTATAAGAGATCATTCTACTTTAGGTATAGTAGTACTTACAGATGGATCAGTAACTGGAATAGATAGAGGCAATTATCTTTCAGCTGAAGAGAGAGTTATATCTGAATTAAAATCACTTAACAAGCCATTTGCAATTGTATTAAATACATTAGACCCTGATAGTGAAGAAACTGAACTATTGAGAGCAGAATTAGAAGAAAAGTATGATGCACCTATAGTTCCATTAAATGTTTTAGCTATGGACGAAGAAGATATAGAAAATGTTATGGAAACAGTACTTTATGATTTTCCATTAAATGAAATAAGAATAAACTTACCAGAATGGATAGAAGGCCTAGAAACAAACCATTGGGTAAAAAATAATATAATATTCGCATTAAAAGAAAGTATAGCAGAGATAGGCAAAATAAGAGATATAAATGCGATTGTGGAAGGATTTTCTGAGTTGGAGTTTTTAGAGGATACTTCGGTAGACAATGTTGAGCTTGGTGAAGGTGTAATAACTATAGATTTAGCAGCTAAACAAGGATTATTCTATAATGTTTTAGAAGAAAAAAGTGGATTTAAGATAGAAGGAGATCATCAATTATTAAGTCTTGTAACTAAATTATCAAGAGTTAAAAATGAGTATGATAAAATAGAGTCTGCTTTAATAGATGCTAAGACTAAGGGATATGGTGTTGTAGCACCATCATTAGAAGAACTTAGCTTAGAAGAACCAGAAATAATAAAACAAGGAAAACAATATGGTGTTAAATTAAGAGCTAATGCTCCTTCTCTTCATATTATAAAAGCAGACATATCAACTGAAATATCTCCTATAGTTGGAAGCCAAAATCAAGGAGAAGAGATGGTTAAGTACTTACAAGATGAGTTTGAGCAAAATCCAAGTGAAATATGGTCATCAAATATGTTTGGAAAATCATTACATGATTTAGTTAAAGAACAACTACAAAGTAAGTTATATACTATGCCAGAAGAAATAAGAATAAAAATACAAAAAACATTACAAAAAATCATAAATGAAGGTAGTATGAATATAATAACTATTTTGTTATAG
- a CDS encoding NAD(P)H-dependent glycerol-3-phosphate dehydrogenase: MEKLCILGAGSWGSALGLVLAKKGYQVNMWTLSEEQAEKINRTRENIDYLPGVLFPNNITLTTDIEEAIKDSKIIVLAVPSQAIRSVCKQIKTFVKDDQIIVDVAKGLEKGTGLRLSEVCEQELPNNPYVTLSGPSHAEEVAKDIPTTVVVASKDLEIAQSVQDIFMSPKFRVYTNPDIVGVELGGALKNIIAFGAGICDGLGYGDNAKAALMTRGIREIGRLGQAMGANSSTFAGLSGIGDLIVTCTSMHSRNRRAGILIGQGKTLDETLKEVKMVVEGITATEVAHEVAKDFKIDMPITNAIYSVLHNGLNPNEVVIELMMRNKTHEMEEVVEDKLGF, translated from the coding sequence ATGGAAAAATTATGTATACTAGGAGCTGGAAGCTGGGGAAGTGCATTAGGACTTGTACTAGCTAAAAAAGGCTATCAAGTAAATATGTGGACTTTAAGTGAAGAACAAGCTGAAAAGATAAATAGAACAAGAGAAAATATAGACTATTTGCCTGGAGTATTGTTTCCAAATAACATAACATTAACTACAGACATAGAAGAGGCAATAAAAGATAGTAAGATAATAGTATTAGCAGTGCCATCACAAGCAATAAGAAGTGTTTGTAAACAAATAAAAACATTTGTTAAAGATGACCAGATAATTGTTGATGTTGCAAAAGGACTTGAAAAAGGAACTGGGCTTAGACTATCGGAAGTATGTGAGCAAGAGTTACCAAATAATCCATATGTAACATTATCTGGTCCATCACATGCAGAGGAAGTAGCTAAGGATATACCTACAACAGTTGTAGTAGCATCTAAGGATTTAGAAATAGCTCAAAGTGTTCAGGACATATTTATGAGCCCTAAGTTTAGAGTATATACAAATCCTGATATAGTAGGTGTTGAATTAGGTGGAGCTTTAAAGAATATAATAGCCTTTGGAGCTGGTATATGTGATGGATTAGGATATGGTGATAATGCTAAGGCAGCTTTGATGACTAGAGGAATTAGAGAAATCGGAAGGCTAGGTCAAGCAATGGGTGCTAATTCATCTACTTTTGCAGGACTTTCAGGTATAGGTGATCTAATAGTTACTTGTACGAGTATGCACAGTAGAAATAGAAGAGCCGGTATACTAATAGGTCAAGGTAAAACTTTAGATGAAACATTAAAAGAAGTAAAAATGGTAGTCGAGGGAATTACAGCTACAGAGGTAGCACATGAAGTGGCTAAAGATTTTAAAATAGATATGCCGATAACTAATGCAATATATTCAGTATTACATAATGGGTTAAATCCAAATGAAGTAGTGATAGAATTGATGATGCGAAACAAAACTCATGAAATGGAAGAAGTAGTTGAAGATAAGCTAGGATTTTAA
- a CDS encoding YggS family pyridoxal phosphate-dependent enzyme codes for MSDIKENLNYIRNNIKKSTEKSNRKENDVMLLAVTKTVDVDDVQEAINNGVTDVGENKPQELARKYEVLGDKVNWHLIGSLQTNKVKYIIDKVYMIHSLDREVLCEEIQKRAEKINRTINCLVQVNISKEESKHGLEEGNVLEFIENVSNKYKNIRIRGLMTMAPFTEDEEAVRKVFKGLKDLSISIEQKNIPNVSMEYLSMGMSNDYEIAIEEGSTIVRVGTSIFGARNYNK; via the coding sequence ATGAGTGACATAAAGGAAAACTTAAATTACATAAGAAATAATATAAAAAAATCAACAGAAAAATCGAATAGAAAAGAAAATGATGTTATGTTGTTAGCTGTGACTAAAACCGTAGATGTAGATGATGTACAAGAAGCCATAAACAATGGAGTAACAGATGTAGGTGAAAATAAACCACAAGAGCTTGCTAGGAAGTATGAAGTATTAGGTGATAAGGTTAATTGGCATTTAATAGGAAGTTTACAAACTAATAAAGTAAAGTATATAATAGACAAGGTCTACATGATACATTCATTAGATAGAGAAGTTTTATGTGAAGAAATTCAAAAAAGAGCCGAAAAAATAAATAGAACAATAAATTGTTTAGTTCAAGTAAATATATCAAAAGAAGAAAGTAAGCATGGATTAGAAGAAGGCAATGTTTTAGAATTTATTGAAAATGTATCTAACAAATACAAAAATATAAGAATAAGAGGTCTTATGACTATGGCACCTTTTACTGAAGATGAAGAAGCTGTAAGAAAAGTATTTAAGGGGCTTAAAGATTTATCTATAAGTATTGAACAAAAAAATATTCCGAATGTATCTATGGAATACTTATCTATGGGTATGAGTAATGATTATGAAATAGCCATAGAAGAAGGATCAACGATTGTAAGAGTAGGGACGTCAATATTTGGAGCAAGAAACTATAATAAATAG
- a CDS encoding alanine/glycine:cation symporter family protein, translating to MEGIVNAINNVIWSNWLVYLCLGAGIYFSFRTRFSQVRNIKEMVTLLFKGEKSAEGISSFQALCTALAGRIGTGNIAGVATAIAMGGPGALFWMWAIAFLGAGSAFAESALAQIYKEEHDGQYRGGPAYYIEKGFGNTTFSKWYGILFAIATVLATGLFLPGVQSNSIAVAVKNAFNINPQIIAIVLVILLALIIFGGIKRIGSAAELIVPFMGGLYILMSLVIIAVNIGQLPDVIALIFKSAFGAEQAFAGIIGSTIAWGVKRGVYSNEAGQGTGPQAAAAAEVTHPAKQGLVQAFSVYVDTLFVCSATGFMILMTGSYNVIGEGGAMIVENLPGAEIGPIYTQTAVSSLIPGFGEAFVAIALFFFAFTTLMAYYYIAEVNVTYICKKITGGSSSKLGINLLRIVLLGAVAFGCVKTAALAWTLGDIGVGSMAWLNIVAILGLSNIAMKCFKDYESQLKSGVPREEIYFDPKKLGIENADFWVERNKQRVKNIK from the coding sequence ATGGAAGGAATTGTTAATGCTATCAATAATGTCATTTGGAGTAATTGGCTTGTATATTTATGTTTAGGTGCAGGAATTTATTTTTCTTTTAGAACCAGATTTTCACAAGTTAGAAACATTAAAGAAATGGTAACATTGTTATTTAAAGGAGAAAAATCAGCAGAGGGAATATCTTCATTTCAAGCACTATGTACTGCTTTAGCAGGGCGTATAGGAACAGGTAATATAGCCGGAGTTGCAACGGCTATAGCAATGGGAGGTCCAGGAGCATTATTTTGGATGTGGGCAATAGCATTTTTAGGAGCAGGGTCAGCATTTGCAGAATCTGCATTAGCTCAAATATATAAAGAAGAACATGATGGACAATATAGAGGAGGGCCAGCATATTATATTGAAAAAGGATTTGGAAATACAACTTTTTCTAAGTGGTATGGCATATTATTTGCAATAGCAACAGTATTAGCAACAGGACTATTTTTACCAGGAGTTCAATCTAATTCAATAGCTGTAGCAGTAAAAAATGCATTTAATATAAATCCTCAAATAATAGCTATAGTTTTAGTAATTTTATTAGCACTTATAATATTTGGTGGAATAAAAAGAATTGGATCTGCTGCAGAATTAATAGTACCTTTTATGGGTGGGTTATATATATTAATGTCTTTGGTGATAATAGCTGTTAATATAGGACAATTGCCAGATGTAATAGCATTAATATTTAAATCTGCATTTGGAGCAGAACAAGCATTTGCAGGAATAATAGGATCAACAATAGCATGGGGAGTAAAACGTGGAGTTTACTCAAATGAGGCTGGTCAAGGAACAGGACCTCAAGCGGCAGCAGCAGCTGAAGTAACACATCCAGCTAAGCAAGGTTTAGTTCAAGCATTTTCAGTATATGTAGATACATTATTTGTATGTTCAGCAACAGGATTTATGATATTAATGACAGGAAGCTACAATGTAATAGGTGAAGGTGGAGCTATGATAGTAGAAAATCTTCCGGGAGCAGAGATAGGACCTATATATACTCAAACTGCTGTAAGTAGCTTGATTCCAGGATTTGGGGAAGCTTTTGTAGCAATAGCATTATTCTTCTTTGCATTTACAACGTTAATGGCATATTATTATATAGCTGAAGTTAACGTAACATATATATGTAAGAAAATAACAGGCGGAAGTAGCAGTAAATTAGGAATAAATTTATTAAGAATTGTGTTACTAGGAGCAGTAGCATTTGGTTGTGTAAAAACAGCAGCACTAGCATGGACATTAGGGGATATAGGAGTTGGAAGTATGGCATGGCTTAATATAGTAGCTATACTTGGCTTATCAAATATAGCTATGAAGTGCTTTAAAGATTATGAAAGTCAATTAAAATCTGGAGTACCTAGAGAGGAGATATATTTTGATCCTAAGAAATTAGGAATAGAAAATGCTGATTTCTGGGTGGAAAGAAATAAACAAAGAGTAAAAAATATTAAATAA
- a CDS encoding cell division protein SepF — translation MGDGLFSKFKNWVVDEDDDYEYMEEEEEIVVEEEEIGEGIGNAIKSTNNIVKLHTTTQMKVVIVEPKKYDEVTTIADHLKSKRAVIVNLENLNDATARKSIFDFMNGAVYVLDGTIQKVSKAIFILAPNNVDIDASIKKELENSKTLFPWQNTK, via the coding sequence ATGGGAGATGGATTATTTTCGAAATTCAAAAACTGGGTGGTTGATGAAGATGATGATTATGAGTACATGGAAGAAGAAGAAGAGATAGTTGTAGAAGAAGAAGAAATAGGTGAAGGAATTGGTAATGCAATAAAAAGTACAAATAATATTGTTAAATTACATACTACTACACAAATGAAAGTAGTAATAGTAGAGCCTAAAAAGTATGATGAAGTAACTACTATAGCGGATCATTTAAAAAGTAAGAGAGCTGTTATAGTTAACTTAGAAAACTTAAATGATGCTACAGCTAGAAAATCTATATTTGATTTTATGAATGGAGCAGTATATGTATTAGATGGAACAATACAAAAGGTATCTAAAGCAATATTTATATTAGCACCTAATAATGTAGACATAGATGCTAGTATAAAAAAAGAGCTTGAAAATAGTAAAACATTATTCCCTTGGCAAAATACAAAATAA
- the plsY gene encoding glycerol-3-phosphate 1-O-acyltransferase PlsY, with protein MNMLSYILIIIIAYLLGNISTSYLVAKKMIGVDIRTQGSGNAGSTNVLRTLGKKAGAITFLGDLLKGMIAVFIAQIVARFTGIDVVTSGYIAVIGVVCGHNWPAFLGFRGGKGVATSLGAMIAVNPIIALTCFGIFLIIVAVTKYVSLGSVLGISMSPIFMMFLNNKKGLLVTLFLTISVIYTHRENIKRLLKGTERKIGQKKE; from the coding sequence ATTAATATGCTTAGCTATATATTAATTATTATAATTGCCTATCTTTTAGGAAATATATCAACGTCTTATTTAGTAGCTAAAAAAATGATTGGTGTTGATATAAGAACTCAAGGTTCTGGTAATGCAGGATCAACAAATGTGCTAAGAACTCTTGGTAAAAAGGCAGGAGCAATTACATTTTTAGGAGATTTATTGAAGGGTATGATTGCTGTATTTATAGCACAAATTGTAGCAAGATTTACAGGAATTGATGTGGTTACATCTGGATATATAGCTGTTATAGGTGTTGTATGTGGTCATAATTGGCCTGCATTCTTAGGTTTTAGAGGGGGCAAAGGCGTGGCTACATCTTTAGGAGCTATGATTGCTGTAAATCCTATAATAGCATTAACTTGCTTTGGTATATTCTTAATAATTGTAGCTGTAACTAAATATGTATCGTTAGGTTCAGTATTAGGTATATCAATGTCTCCTATATTTATGATGTTTTTAAATAATAAAAAAGGTCTATTGGTTACATTATTTTTAACTATATCAGTTATATATACTCACAGAGAAAATATAAAAAGATTATTAAAAGGAACTGAGAGAAAGATAGGTCAAAAAAAAGAATAA
- a CDS encoding HlyD family efflux transporter periplasmic adaptor subunit, which yields MICIERRKILRKIRRSKVLILGVFIYLIFQISLVFLSKNTKTLALEVEEFKATMKTKGIIVREEYLITSQDNGILDLKFKDGDKVRKNETIAYIKKDKKVDKIDKKINKANEDIKNITKSVSESSNEIAKEIEENKLKNKKEEKKILQSEKEKSTSYVSTEVSGVISYKFDNMENKYTLDELKKITSNDIEKEENNYTQVKDNSTIKKGEPIARIINNYESYIVTCISKDESKNFVKGETLKIVLNKEEIDAKVDQIEKNGSNVTIIFKITNQNVGIYDTRVEEFDIIYKQIEGLKIPKSSVKVVNGKKGVYVVNEQTQDIEFIELEGIEHEDKEFVYLDYYKNNIDGSKTVNLYDEIILRPNAINKNIKMK from the coding sequence ATTATTTGCATTGAAAGGAGAAAAATATTGAGAAAAATAAGACGCTCTAAGGTTTTAATACTAGGAGTATTTATATATTTAATATTTCAAATATCACTAGTATTTTTAAGTAAAAATACAAAAACACTAGCATTAGAAGTAGAGGAGTTTAAAGCCACTATGAAAACTAAGGGTATAATAGTTAGAGAAGAGTATTTAATAACTTCACAGGATAATGGGATTTTAGATTTAAAATTTAAAGATGGAGATAAAGTAAGGAAAAATGAAACAATAGCATATATAAAGAAAGATAAAAAAGTCGATAAAATAGATAAAAAAATAAATAAAGCTAATGAAGACATTAAAAATATTACAAAATCAGTAAGTGAGTCAAGTAATGAAATAGCTAAAGAAATAGAAGAAAATAAATTAAAAAATAAAAAAGAGGAGAAAAAAATTCTTCAAAGTGAAAAAGAAAAAAGTACATCTTATGTTAGTACAGAAGTGTCAGGAGTTATATCATATAAGTTTGATAATATGGAAAATAAATATACACTGGATGAATTGAAAAAAATAACTAGTAACGATATAGAAAAAGAAGAAAATAACTATACACAAGTAAAAGATAATTCGACAATAAAAAAAGGAGAACCTATAGCTAGAATTATAAATAATTATGAATCTTATATAGTAACATGCATATCAAAAGATGAATCAAAAAATTTTGTAAAAGGTGAAACTTTAAAAATAGTATTAAATAAAGAAGAAATAGATGCGAAAGTAGATCAAATAGAAAAAAATGGATCAAATGTTACTATTATATTTAAAATAACTAATCAAAATGTAGGAATTTACGATACAAGAGTAGAAGAATTTGATATAATATATAAACAAATAGAAGGTTTAAAAATACCTAAAAGTTCTGTAAAAGTTGTCAATGGAAAAAAAGGCGTATATGTAGTAAATGAACAAACTCAAGATATTGAATTTATAGAATTAGAAGGAATAGAACATGAAGATAAGGAGTTTGTATATCTAGATTATTATAAAAACAATATAGATGGATCCAAGACGGTTAATTTATACGATGAGATTATTTTAAGGCCAAATGCTATAAATAAAAATATTAAAATGAAGTAG
- a CDS encoding alanine/glycine:cation symporter family protein, with the protein MESVINAINSVIWSNWLIGLCLGAGVYFSLRTRFLQVRHIKEMVILLVKGEKSAEGISSFQALCTALAGRIGTGNIAGVATAIAMGGPGALFWMWAIAFLGAGSAFVESTLAQIYKEVDDGQYRGGPAYYIEKCMGLKWYSILFAVATVLATGFFLPGVQANSIVVGVQNAFGMQTWIAGIFVVALLALIIFGGIKRISSAAELIVPFMGAAYILMALVIIFVNIEKLPDVLSLIFKSAFGSEQAFAGIIGSTIAWGVKRGVYSNEAGQGTGPQAAAAAEVSHPAKQGFVQAFSVYVDTLFVCSATGFMILMTGSYNVLNAKGQMIVENLPGVDFGPAFTQIAVDKLIPGFGAAFVAIALFFFAFTTLMAYYYIAEVNLAYLYKKIFKGNDNSKKYVMVGLKIVLLCATYYGCIKTATLAWAMGDIGVGMMAWLNIIAILIIAKPALVALKDYEEQKKANIPRENINFDPIKLGIENADFWVEKLKNK; encoded by the coding sequence ATGGAATCTGTGATTAATGCGATTAATAGTGTGATTTGGAGTAATTGGTTGATAGGGCTTTGTTTAGGGGCAGGAGTTTATTTTTCTCTTAGAACTAGATTTTTACAAGTTAGACACATTAAAGAAATGGTAATCTTACTTGTGAAAGGCGAAAAATCAGCAGAAGGAATATCTTCATTTCAAGCTTTATGTACAGCATTAGCAGGTCGTATAGGAACTGGAAATATAGCTGGAGTTGCAACGGCTATAGCGATGGGAGGACCTGGAGCACTATTTTGGATGTGGGCAATAGCATTTTTGGGAGCAGGCTCAGCATTTGTTGAATCTACTCTGGCACAAATTTATAAAGAAGTAGACGATGGGCAATATAGAGGTGGTCCAGCTTATTATATAGAAAAATGTATGGGATTAAAATGGTACTCTATACTATTTGCAGTAGCGACAGTATTAGCAACAGGATTTTTCTTACCGGGTGTTCAAGCAAATTCAATAGTAGTAGGAGTGCAAAATGCTTTTGGAATGCAAACTTGGATAGCTGGAATATTTGTGGTAGCATTATTGGCACTTATAATATTTGGTGGTATAAAAAGAATTAGTTCAGCAGCAGAGTTAATAGTACCATTTATGGGAGCTGCATATATACTAATGGCTTTAGTAATAATATTTGTAAATATAGAGAAATTACCAGATGTATTATCATTAATATTTAAATCTGCGTTTGGATCAGAACAAGCATTTGCAGGAATAATAGGGTCAACAATAGCATGGGGAGTAAAACGTGGAGTTTATTCAAATGAGGCAGGTCAAGGAACAGGACCTCAAGCAGCTGCAGCTGCAGAAGTTAGTCATCCAGCTAAGCAAGGTTTTGTTCAAGCATTTTCAGTATATGTAGATACATTATTTGTATGTTCAGCAACAGGATTTATGATATTAATGACAGGAAGTTATAATGTATTGAATGCTAAAGGTCAAATGATAGTAGAAAATTTACCAGGAGTAGATTTTGGCCCTGCATTTACACAGATAGCAGTAGATAAATTAATACCAGGATTTGGAGCAGCTTTCGTAGCAATAGCATTATTCTTCTTTGCATTTACAACATTAATGGCTTATTACTATATAGCAGAGGTTAATTTAGCTTATTTATATAAAAAGATATTTAAAGGCAATGACAACTCGAAAAAATATGTAATGGTAGGTTTAAAAATAGTGTTATTATGTGCAACTTATTATGGATGCATAAAAACAGCAACATTGGCTTGGGCAATGGGGGATATAGGTGTAGGTATGATGGCATGGTTAAATATAATAGCTATATTGATAATAGCCAAACCTGCATTAGTAGCTCTCAAAGATTATGAAGAGCAAAAGAAAGCTAATATACCTAGAGAAAATATAAACTTTGATCCTATCAAACTAGGAATTGAAAATGCAGATTTTTGGGTAGAAAAATTAAAAAATAAATAA